The genomic segment GACGATGAAATACCTGACCAACCCGGCGAAACAGCCCAGGTACAGGGCGAACAGGTCGCACTCCGATttcctcgcgccgctgaAGACGTACCTGCCAGACAGgaacgccctcgcgacgagAATAGAGGCTGCATTGGAGGGCATGGGGCTGGAAGTGGCGCCAGCCAGCATCGAACAGGCAGAGGACGCAGTCGCCGCCTTCCACCGCGGGAGTGGAGTGGGGACCACCGGCGTGGTGGACCTGGAAACGGCGTTAACGCTGGGGCCGGACGACAGGGCGCCGATGCTGACCGGGGCGTAGGAGCTATTAGAAACATAGACATAGTGCACGTGATGATTACAAACGGCTATTCTGTTTGTTGTTCTTTGCTGAATAACCCACGAAGAACAACCGGTGCCCAAGTTATCAGAATACCCATGAAGAAAAGTGTGTTCGATATCGAGAGCGCGAATATGGTCACCCACGTCTTCCTAACTTCGCGCTTGCAGAAGAACGGGGCATTCTCCTTGAAGATTTGGCACGGGTGACAGTTGGGCTGAGAGAACAGGTACTCGAACGACTCGACACCAATCTGTTTCTCGTAAAAGTTGCACCGTTGCTTGCCGaagaagtcgtcgtcgcctcggggACGGCTCTTATCTGTGACCAACTTGAGCGTGGTGGTCTTCGGATATAAGGGCGTGATTCCCACACACTTCTGCTTGTAAATGACAAAGTAATCGCCTTTACCCTTCTCGGTATAAGGCTGAGCGGAAGCCGGCGCGGCCCACCTCAACTCCGATGGTGCTGCGAAGACATGTGGGAAGGAGTATGTGCCATTTTCAAAGAGGTCGGCTTGTTCCGCTGCGGAGATGGCTCCGTCGCACTTTGCGACATAATCCGTCTCGTTCGACGGATGGAACGTGCCATATTGACCGCAATTCCAAGGCGTGTCGAGGGTGCAAGAGGAATCCCACTTTAGCTCTTTGTTGGCCAACCCGATGTAGCCGTAACCGTTAAAATAATCGTAGCCTCTCTTGTACGCCTCGGAGAAGGGCATCTCGGTCGGCGACATGTACCCATCTTGCGGATTAAACTTGGAATGTTTTTCGTACCCCTTGTAAAACGGAACCACGCAAGTGTCCGGATAGCTGTACACGACGTCGGAAAGATGCGGGAAGGGCTTGTGGTAAAGGGTCATTGTGTTGATGCTGTACCGAAGTCCGGTGGTGAAGTTCCATGGCCCGTCGTAACTGGACGGCGGCTGGGATCCATCAAAGCCGCTATACACCAATAATCCGTAATGGCCGTAGCGAATCAAATTATCGACTGTCGGTGGCACGTACTCCTTGGTCATACATTCGTCGTACGTCATGTTCAGCCCGTAAATCTTGTCGCCAACGAGGGGGCGGCATGTCCACCCGTCAGTTCCCGACTTATCCTGAGCAGACACCGTTGTCTCTGGAACCGTGGCCACGTAGTGATAAAAGCACTGCCCGGCAAACGCGAGTGCGCCGATGATGTTTATTAAGACGAAAGCAATTTTCAGGTAACTGGGCTTATGCACCGTTTCCGCACCCGTTTCCTCCAAGTCGTACCACGCCATCGGCAGATTGATGGCGTTCATCAGTTTGTTGCCGAGATTCGCCTTCTTGCCGGCCCCGTTCGCATCACGTCTCCTACTCGAATCGGCATGGGGCACGGAGAACATCGCCGAGGATATGTTTGATAATGTGGACATCGGTCGTCGCAAACGAAGGTCGACGAGGCTGTGCTGCCTGTGCCCGCAGGAGCGCGGGTGCGTTGGGTGACAATGCGTTGGGGTTTCCTCTTCGTCAGCACGACGTTGACAGAAACGGCTTCCTTGCGGCTGCGGACCTATCAAGCTCAAAGGCGCATTTTGCAGAGTAGTTAGCTGTGTGCCGGAGGATTTATTCCCTTTTCGCTTGGGTTGCTTTCACACGCAATGTGTCATGCCTTGATCCAATTCCGAGTGCCTGGCTCGTTTCGGCCTGTTTGCCTGTGCTCTGAGAGTCGAAAATCGAATCTCAGGAGATCAGATTTATTATTCTTTTTTGCAAGGGACGGTCGCAACAACGAGCCAAAGcgagccgcgccgtcctcgcaaCCCGCTGCTCACCGCTGCTCACCGCGCCCTGGCATAGCCCAGAGAGCGCGTGAGCGCCGGTGCCATGAAGTTCGGCCAAAAATTCACCGAGATTATCGCCGCGACTCACCCATCAGTGAGCGACCAGGTGCGGCGCGCATGCCGAGAAAAGTACAAATATTCCTTTCCTGACGCGTGCCACCTCTCCGCAGTTCCTGTGCTACAAGACGCTGAAGAAGTGCCTCAAGGCCATCCCGGAGTACaaggcgacgaccgcgaatGGTGATACCACGATCAAGCCCGGGGAAAAGCGTAAGCTGACCGACGAGCAGAGGCTGTTCCTCAAGACGCTCAACGCTGAGCTGCAAAAGTTTAACAGATTCTTCATCTCGGCTGAGGAGGACTTCGTGATGAAGGAGACGAAACTGGAGGCGGCGTACAGACAGGTGGTGAACACAGACGGCAGcagggcgccgaggttcaCGATGCAAAGgtgccgcgccgcgtgccgggcgctcgcggacttccacggcgagctcgtcctgaTGGAGCACTGGGTCAGCCTCAACTACACTGCGCTGGTGAAAATCCTGAAGAAGCACGACAAGCGCTCAAACCTGTCGCTTCGCTCGCCTTTCCTCGTCAGCGTCCTGCAGCAACCGTTCTACAGCACCGAAGTACTCACGCAGCTCATCACTAAAACAGAATCCAGGTTTCGCAAGCtcaacgcgctcatcgcATCCAGAGGGAACGAGGCTGAGGCGAATGGGAGTGAGACGAACGGGCACGTTGCAAATGGCGCGGATGCCGAGGACAACGAGGACGTGGTGGCGACGGTCAGCACCGCAGAGGTGTCTCTATCTCTGTCCAGGACCAAAGCCGCAATGGAGTGCTGGAACGGTCTGAAGGATTCGGACTCGATCAAGCGACCGCTGGGGGACGTGCCGGTGCTTCTTCAGGCCAagagggcgaggagctcgtgaCCTTCCAATTTTCCCCCAAGTGCAAAAAAGTCAAGCCGGGGGGCATGTATTAGTGCCTTTGACTAGATCATTTATCCGCAGCTCGGAGCCGGGCATGCGCGCGCAGCAGCTTGCAACGCTGTATCAATAATACCTACCACGTTACGAAATTTCATCACGCAAAACGGCTAATCTTATCGGCTCGCGGGAACaagcgcgcctcgcgtcggcatcggcggcagATTCCCGAGCGTCACCCCGCTCCTCTTAACCCCGTGCCTCGCGTTCGTGCTTCCAtctcccggcggcgcgtccagcGTCTCGTCCGACAGCACCCCGAGGGTCCGCTCTAGGATATCCCCCACCGTCACGTCCGGGTTCCTGGCGtcctccttgagcgcctcgtcgacgcggcgacgccaaacCTTCGCGTTGGGCTCGCCCAAAAACAAATTCTGCAGCGGGTGCATGAGGTGCCGCGTGCTCGGCACCGAGTACCCGTCCTTCGTCGTCCCGAaacgcccgcgcgtcgcgtcgcagtACTTGACGTACTCGTTCAGCAGGTCGCGCCTGGACGTCCGCGGGTTGGACTCGGCCCCGAACACCctcacgtccgcgtcgctcagGACGCCCCACGGATCCGCGTGAACCGCCCTCCCGATCATCGTCCCGACCAGCCGACCCCcgcccgtcggcaccccgaccccgcgcgcaacctccgccgcctcctcgagcgtgTCGATGCCGCCGTTGACGACGAATGCCACCTCGGGAAAGTCCCTCGCGAGGGCGTACGCCCACTCGTACCGAAGCGGCGGCACCGTCCGGTTCTCCGCCGGGGATAGacccgcgagcagcgccttCCTCGCGTGTATCGCGAACAACGGCCTGCCgtccgtccgcgtcgggacCATCGCGCACGCCACCGTCTCCACGAACCTGCAGAGATCGTCGTACGAGTCGTGgtcgtccacgccgatgCGGCACTTCACCGTCaccggggcgccgccgctgttttccctcatcgccgcgacgacgtccctgACCAGTTCGGGCTCCAGCATGAGCGCGGCACCGAAGGCGCCCTTGCCCGCCACCTTCGGCGAGGGGCACCCACAGTTGAGGTTGATCTCGTCGTAGCCGTacggcgccgccaccgccgtcgcgcgcgccatcgtcTCCGGATCCGAGCCGCCCAGCTGCAAGACGCTGgggtgcgtcgccgtgggaAAGTCGAGGTAGCGGTCCAGCCGCGGATGGTCCGTGTGCACCAGGGTCTGGTCCACCTCCATCTCCGTGTACAGCCACGTGTGCCGCGACAGCAGGCGGCAGAGGTGCCTGAAGTGCGCGGTGGTGTAGTCCATcatgggcgcgacggagaggagctggggcgggggcgggggcggatgGAGGTCGCCGGGTACGTTCCCGCGCCAccacgcgccgtccgcgtacCTTCCCGGCGGGCCGATATCGCGCGTTGACGAGAGCGCCGGggtcggggcgacgccgtagggcgccggcgggttcCACCAgccgggcgaggcggcgtcgagcgccaaGATGCGCCGGGACGCCCACTCGAttccgccgacgtcgccccgagCACCCACGTCCACGGTCTCCTCCACGGGGGGCTTAGCTCCGGggcacgagctcgaggcgatcgcgctggacggcgcgtcgccgtcgtcgtcgccatccgcggtcgcggtcgcggcggcgaagcaccgcgcggcgcgtccccgtccgagATGGTGCGCGAGACAACGCGCGGTGGAAAGTCGGCGCCCGGCAAAACCCTGGCCTCTCGCAGAGCACGgaaccaccgcggcgacgaggcgcgaccgcgcgacccgcggaGTCTCGCGCACCTTCCTTCCCCCGCGcaccacccgccgccccagcgcggcgccgggcaccccgagcgcgagcgccaacATCCGCGCAGTCATGGAATGGAATGCGCGAGGCTGATGAGGCGAAAAACACACACGTGCAATCAGACAGGAGCACAAATCGTGAAGGAGAGCACCCCAGAAAGCGTTTCACAAGAGGCGATTCGCCAAAccgtcacgcgcgcgcgacgcgattcGCACAAACTACGATCACCAAAGTCTCACCCATCACCCCCCCTCCACGAACGCCCCGACCCTTCCAGCCGCGCACAacccgtccaccgcggcgctcacgatCCCGCCCGCGTACCCCGCGCCTTCGCCCACCGGGAAgaaacccgccgccgtggcgctcTGGTAATCCTCCGagtcgcggacgacgcgaacggggcTGGACGTCCTCGCCTCGGGGGCGTGTAGAAGCGCGTCGGGGCCGGCAAAACCGGGCACCTTCCTGTCGAACGCGATGAGGGATTCGCGCACCGCCTCGGTAACCGCGGGCGGGTACAGCAAGTCGAGCctggcggggacgacgccgagccggTACGAAGACGTCGGcaacgcggcggggtcgctCTCTCTCCCCTCGATGAAGTCGGGCGCGGTCTGCACCGGCACGGtcaggtcgccgccgcccatgcgcgacgcctcgcgctcgatgtGCCGCTGAAAGTCGAGCCCCGCcaacgcctcgcgcccgggcgcggcACAGAAGGGCATCGCGTCAGCCTCGGTAATTGTCGACACCAAACCGCTGTTGGCCCAATCGCTCCCCCGCTTCGAGAAGGACATCCCGTTCACGCAAAGCTCCTCGGGGACGGTGCTGGTGGGAACGATCTGACCGCCGGGACACATGCAGAACGAGTAGCACGCCCGCTGGACGTACTCCGCGCCGGGTGACGCGGAgacctcgacgtcggatCGGCACTGGTGCGCGAGCCGGTaatcggcgacggggagcggCCCCTtgcccttcgcggcgagcgacgcgaggtcctcgccgtACTGAAGCTCGTTGAGCAGCGCCTGCGGGTGTTCGATCCtgaaccccgccgcgaacggctgATACTTGAGCTCGATGCCGTCCGTCAGGAGGTTCTCCATCAGGTTCCTCGCGGAGTGACCCGCCGCGAGTATCACGGCTTTCGCCTTGAGAGtctcgggcgcgccgggccgcTCGGAGCCCGTGTCGCCGCGGCTATTCTTCCGCACTACGACCCCGCACGCCCTCATGctcctcccgtcgccggTATCGTCGGTATTCTCGAACAGCACCCTGTCCACGGTGCACCCGAAGCGTATATCCGCGCCCCTGCCGACGAGGTACTCCCTCGCGTTTCTGAGTATTCGAACCAGCCTGTCCGTGCCCAGGTGGGGCTTCCCAGTCACCAAAatctccggcggcgccccgaaCGCCACGAGCGATCTCAACACCgtgcgcacgtcgtcgctgtTCCTTCCGATGCGCGTCGTGAGCTTGCCGTCCGACCAcgttcccgcgccgccctcgccgtaaCACAGGTTACTGTCCGAGTTTAAAACGCGCCTGGCGAAGAGAGCGCCGAtgtcgcggccgcgtccctcCACCGGCTGCCCGCGCTCCAGCACCGTCACCGGCacgccagcctccgcgagtgcgagcgccgcgaagagTCCCGCGGGTCCGAGACCCACGATCACCAccctgtcgtcgtcgtcggcgcactCCGCTCGGAGCGCTCCGCTTGGAGACTCGGAGTCAAAGTCGAGCGTCGGCTCGTCGTCCCAGTCGCGCCTCACGCGCTCCAGCTTCTTCGGCCTGGGCCGTATGTCCAGTTTCTTGAtggacccgcccgcgaccgtcgcgctATCGACGCagacgtcgtccacgtccaggACGTACGAGAATCCCACCTCGTTGATCttgcgcgcgtcgcacgacTTTCGAACCACGCGAACGCCGTAGCCTTCGCCGTCTTTCAACAGGTGCGTGCCGTCCTCCCTGGTGCGTCCGATTGggaggccgaggagcttGCAGGCCTCGTCTCTGAGGGCGTCGGTGACCTCGAAGCTGTCCTTCCCCGGGTCGAGGGCCAGCGGGAGCTTGACGTCGAACAGTCGCCAGGCGGTgctgccgtcggcggtgagtTCCTTCTTtgtcggcggtggcgattGGGCACTGGAGCGGCCGCCCCGACCGCCCCCTCGACCGCCCCGTCCGCCCCCTCGGCCTcttcgcgcgccccgtccgccgctCTTACTGCGCGTCTTGAGTTCCGCGGCTTCCCTGCCCTTGTCCGCCGCGTTCTTCTCCCGCTTCATCCCAGGccactccgccgccgacacgaTTGTGCAAACGCGGCGGTTGGTTAACGCGACACCACGTagcggaacgcgcgcgccagcgaTGCCGCCCGGCATCGCGGGGAGCAtaacgcgccgaggcgatgtCATCCACGCCGAGTGCGCTTTGAGGAgcatcgtcgccatcgtccgTAGGCAATCTACTGGCGCTGGCGGATGTGTCGAGCCCTCGCCGACAGCCGTCGAAAAAAAGCAACAAGAGCAAACGCGTCGAATGCCTGGTCAGTCATTTGGCAGCTGGGCAGCATTGCACAAGCAGACGAGCTGTCAACACATATCGCCGAGCAACACGTCGCGCGACTATCatggcgtcgcgacgagcgcttTCCCACGTTGTTTCCGCTTTTCGCGCGAACAAAGATCTCGTGCACGCGCGATATCATCAGCCCAGGTCGCAGCTGCCCGCACACCTCGGCTCGTGGGTCCAGCCCGCTCGGCCAATTTCGTCCAATAATTGCCTGGCTGCCAACGCGGCTCAGGCTGTGGGCAAGGCGAGCGAGGAGCAGGCCGAGCACCCTGCCGCCAAGCCCGTCGCCaagcccgcccccgcggttACGggttccaccgccgcggaggcgaggatccgcgggcacgccgccgagagcGAGGTCGTAGCCAAGGCGCCCCTCGAGAGTTCGAGGGCCGCGTCCCAGATGGAGAGGGGGTTCCAGAGTGGGCTCCCACCCTCCCCGTCCGTCGTGGTCATCGACACGCTCGAATTACTGCGTggcttcgagcgcgcgggcttCAGCGCGCAGCAAGCGGAGGCGATCACGAGGGCCACCCTGGCGGTGACAAAGTCCTCGGTGGACCCGCTCGCGACCAAGTCCGACCTTGAGAGGCACATTCTGGGGCAGCTCAGCGAACTGAGAGAGTTCAAGCAGGACATTGGCTCGCGGCACAGGGAGGCCGCTGCGAACTCGAAGCACATGGCCGACATGGTCCTCGCGGAGTGCGAGAAGCTCAGGGCGGAGCTGAGGTACACCCACGAAAAGGTGACGAGCTCGCAGAAGCTGGACCTCAACCTGGAGCGTGGGCGCATCAGAGACGACCTCACAGCTCAGGACAACAAaatggccgcggcggaggctcggCTGGACagggagatggcggcgatgcgaaCCACGATCGAGGCGGCCAAAAACGACGTCATCAAATACGCTGTCGGTACTATCATGTCGTTcggcgcgctcagcctcggtcTCATGCGGTTGCTGGGTTGAACCTGACGGCAAACCAGCTACTAGTCTTGTCatgtacgaaggtaaaatCATTTTCTATTAGCCCGCTTCTCGATGGCCCTTTTATCTGTAGGTCCACCCATCGCCGTCCAGCTCGTACTGCGGCTGTCGCCCCTCCATTACCCACATCGTAATCTTCTCCATGAGCGTGTTCAGCTTCTCGCGCTTGATTGGCTTTGCGATAAACCCGTGCATCTGGCATGCCTTGCACTCCTCCACCACCGATTCAGCCacgtccgcggtgagcgcaACGATGTGCGGCCTGGCCAGCCCGGGCCGCGCCAGCACGTGCCCGAATATCTCCCTCGTCGCCTGTAGCCCGTCCATGACCGGCATCTGCAGGTCCATCAGAATAAGGTCGAACGACTCCCCTGCGTCAGCCTTCTCAACGAATaagtcgagcgcctccttccCGTTGTTCACCACGGCAGCCCTGAACCCCACCGAGTGAAGCAGCTTCACCGCAACCTTTTGGTTCATCAGGTTATCCTCCGCGATCAGTACCCGCACctgcgccttggcgtcgggctcgagcTCAAACAGCGTGGACTGCTTCTGGAACTCGAGTCGCTCGGCGCTTGTGAGCCCCACCGTGGACGGCGACCGCCGAATATTGGGCTTCTGCTTGAGCTTCTCAGCACCCTTGGGCAGTGTCCACTTCTCAACGACATCAACAATCCAGTCGACGAAGTTGCGGCTGATGAGGGGCTTGGCGTTGACGGTGACGCGGTCACTCAGCACACACGCAGACGAAAACGTGAGGACCATCACGCTCGGCGCCGGTTTGGTGACGGCGTCGCTGGATATGCGCCGGCCCTTGGTGTCAGGGGCCAAGGTGTCGGGACACGTCAGCCGCTGCTGCGAGGACTCGTACGCGCGGGTATGTTGCATCACGGCCACGTTGAGCATGTTGATGAACTCGCTGCAGCTGTCAAAGTACTTCCCGTCTGCCTCATCGAGCACGTGCTTGTCCTTCAGCCCCAACAGCCgggcgcccgccccgggcACGGCTTCCGAGTTGAACATCGCCGAAAACTCCTCGCGCAGATGAGGCGATAGCACCGCGCTCTTGGGTATGTACTCGCGATCGATAAGAATGCCCACTGCGTCGCCCCATCCCTCGCTTCCCTTGAGCAGGTTTCTGGCCTGACTGTCGTTCAACACAACGGGAAGCAGACCCGCGTGTGTGGACAAGGATTTCGCGTTTCGGACAAAGGAATCGCATGTGCTCACCACCAAAATGGTCCGCCCgagcagcgtcgccgccacaGGACTCAACGAGGGCATCGTCTGAACATCCCTGCCCAACTTGGCTGTAAATGCAAACCGCGATCCACACCCAACGCCACTAGAAACAAGGCTCATGTCTCCCTGCATGAGACGCACCAGCTTGAGGCAGATCGCCAGACCCAGGCCAGTGCCCTGCTGCGATCTTGTTCGAGAGGAGTTGACCTGGTGAAACGCGGTGAACAGCTCAGATTGGTCATCGGGGGGGATGCCAACGCCGGTGTCAATGACCTCAAAGAGCAGCGTGACAGAGTCGCCGCTTGACGGGCCTCGGGGCGACCCGCTGGCTTCGCCAGTGACGAGATCCCACATCGCATCAGCGTGTCTCACATCCTCCAGCGAGCGTGTCTCGTCCTCATCTTGTTCTAACGCACGAATCTTCAGCTCGACTGAACCTTTTGGGGTAAACTTGACAGCGTTGGAGATGAGATTGGTGACCACCTGGCGGATGCGCATGTCATCGCCGAGCAACCGCTGCGGTACATTCGACGCGATGCAATAGTTGAGCACGAGCCGCTTGTTGTTCGCCTTGATACTCTGCATCTCTAGCGAGAGGTCGATGCACGACTCGATCGAGAAGGGTTTGACGTTGAGTGCCAATTTCTCAGCTTCAATCTTGGAAAAGTCCAGGACATCTGATACGAGCGCCAGGAGCGTGTGCGACGTCCTGATGACCATATC from the Micromonas commoda chromosome 8, complete sequence genome contains:
- a CDS encoding predicted protein, whose product is MKFGQKFTEIIAATHPSVSDQFLCYKTLKKCLKAIPEYKATTANGDTTIKPGEKRKLTDEQRLFLKTLNAELQKFNRFFISAEEDFVMKETKLEAAYRQVVNTDGSRAPRFTMQRCRAACRALADFHGELVLMEHWVSLNYTALVKILKKHDKRSNLSLRSPFLVSVLQQPFYSTEVLTQLITKTESRFRKLNALIASRGNEAEANGSETNGHVANGADAEDNEDVVATVSTAEVSLSLSRTKAAMECWNGLKDSDSIKRPLGDVPVLLQAKRARSS
- a CDS encoding predicted protein, producing the protein MSTLSNISSAMFSVPHADSSRRRDANGAGKKANLGNKLMNAINLPMAWYDLEETGAETVHKPSYLKIAFVLINIIGALAFAGQCFYHYVATVPETTVSAQDKSGTDGWTCRPLVGDKIYGLNMTYDECMTKEYVPPTVDNLIRYGHYGLLVYSGFDGSQPPSSYDGPWNFTTGLRYSINTMTLYHKPFPHLSDVVYSYPDTCVVPFYKGYEKHSKFNPQDGYMSPTEMPFSEAYKRGYDYFNGYGYIGLANKELKWDSSCTLDTPWNCGQYGTFHPSNETDYVAKCDGAISAAEQADLFENGTYSFPHVFAAPSELRWAAPASAQPYTEKGKGDYFVIYKQKCVGITPLYPKTTTLKLVTDKSRPRGDDDFFGKQRCNFYEKQIGVESFEYLFSQPNCHPCQIFKENAPFFCKREVRKTWVTIFALSISNTLFFMGILITWAPVVLRGLFSKEQQTE
- a CDS encoding predicted protein, with the protein product MVVLATARDVTDEYKSKLQMKEAKEKSEAMVIAKSSFLANMSHEIRTPLNAIIAGSELLSYIPDLTAEQRELTDMVIRTSHTLLALVSDVLDFSKIEAEKLALNVKPFSIESCIDLSLEMQSIKANNKRLVLNYCIASNVPQRLLGDDMRIRQVVTNLISNAVKFTPKGSVELKIRPSSGDSVTLLFEVIDTGVGIPPDDQSELFTAFHQVNSSRTRSQQGTGLGLAICLKLVRLMQGDMSLVSSGVGCGSRFAFTAKLGRDRLEFQKQSTLFELEPDAKAQVRVLIAEDNLMNQKVAVKLLHSVGFRAAVVNNGKEALDLFVEKADAGESFDLILMDLQMPVMDGLQATREIFGHVLARPGLARPHIVALTADVAESVVEECKACQMHGFIAKPIKREKLNTLMEKITMWVMEGRQPQYELDGDGWTYR
- a CDS encoding hypothetical protein (Protein of unknown function (DUF1640) is a family consisting of sequences derived from hypothetical eukaryotic proteins. A region approximately 100 residues in length is featured. conserved uncharacterized DUF1640 protein) — translated: MASRRALSHVVSAFRANKDLVHARYHQPRSQLPAHLGSWVQPARPISSNNCLAANAAQAVGKASEEQAEHPAAKPVAKPAPAVTGSTAAEARIRGHAAESEVVAKAPLESSRAASQMERGFQSGLPPSPSVVVIDTLELLRGFERAGFSAQQAEAITRATLAVTKSSVDPLATKSDLERHILGQLSELREFKQDIGSRHREAAANSKHMADMVLAECEKLRAELRYTHEKVTSSQKLDLNLERGRIRDDLTAQDNKMAAAEARLDREMAAMRTTIEAAKNDVIKYAVGTIMSFGALSLGLMRLLG
- a CDS encoding predicted protein; this translates as PPPPQLLSVAPMMDYTTAHFRHLCRLLSRHTWLYTEMEVDQTLVHTDHPRLDRYLDFPTATHPSVLQLGGSDPETMARATAVAAPYGYDEINLNCGCPSPKVAGKGAFGAALMLEPELVRDVVAAMRENSGGAPVTVKCRIGVDDHDSYDDLCRFVETVACAMVPTRTDGRPLFAIHARKALLAGLSPAENRTVPPLRYEWAYALARDFPEVAFVVNGGIDTLEEAAEVARGVGVPTGGGRLVGTMIGRAVHADPWGVLSDADVRVFGAESNPRTSRRDLLNEYVKYCDATRGRFGTTKDGYSVPSTRHLMHPLQNLFLGEPNAKVWRRRVDEALKEDARNPDVTVGDILERTLGVLSDETLDAPPGDGSTNARHGVKRSGVTLGNLPPMPTRGALVPASR
- a CDS encoding predicted protein, with the protein product RVVIVGLGPAGLFAALALAEAGVPVTVLERGQPVEGRGRDIGALFARRVLNSDSNLCYGEGGAGTWSDGKLTTRIGRNSDDVRTVLRSLVAFGAPPEILVTGKPHLGTDRLVRILRNAREYLVGRGADIRFGCTVDRVLFENTDDTGDGRSMRACGVVVRKNSRGDTGSERPGAPETLKAKAVILAAGHSARNLMENLLTDGIELKYQPFAAGFRIEHPQALLNELQYGEDLASLAAKGKGPLPVADYRLAHQCRSDVEVSASPGAEYVQRACYSFCMCPGGQIVPTSTVPEELCVNGMSFSKRGSDWANSGLVSTITEADAMPFCAAPGREALAGLDFQRHIEREASRMGGGDLTVPVQTAPDFIEGRESDPAALPTSSYRLGVVPARLDLLYPPAVTEAVRESLIAFDRKVPGFAGPDALLHAPEARTSSPVRVVRDSEDYQSATAAGFFPVGEGAGYAGGIVSAAVDGLCAAGRVGAFVEGG